The Hymenobacter baengnokdamensis genome includes a region encoding these proteins:
- the rodA gene encoding rod shape-determining protein RodA has product MSPVTTRSSRSIDWPLLLIYLLLVGLGWGAVYAASYSPDAPASPLSSLSFSELMAFNWFKQLIWMGTAAVLIVILLVVDYKAYDALAYVLYGGMIVLLLVTLVVARPIAGSRSWLEFGPVRLQPAEFAKFTTALAASRFMAGINLRNQNWRDQAVLAGLTLLPVALILASNETGQSLVFAALLLAYFREGMSPLILLLLAAGGIILLLALLVPKVWLVGGFTLVLGIAFLLNSRLWRHHLPLSLGAWALVIGMVFGVDFFFNHVLQPHQRQRIEMLIDPGKDPLGKGWNVTQSKIALGSGGWFGKGFLKGTQTKFDFVPEQSTDFIFCTVGEEWGWTGCLVVIALYLTLLWRILWVAERQKSVFGRTYGYCAASILFVHFTVNLGMTMGLMPVVGIPLPFFSYGGSSLWSFTILLFALLALDAHRKQDLER; this is encoded by the coding sequence ATGTCTCCCGTTACCACCCGTTCTTCGCGCAGCATCGACTGGCCGCTGCTGCTCATTTACCTGCTGCTGGTGGGGCTGGGCTGGGGGGCTGTGTACGCGGCCAGCTACTCGCCCGATGCGCCGGCTAGTCCGCTCTCCTCGCTCAGCTTTTCGGAGCTGATGGCCTTCAACTGGTTTAAGCAGCTTATCTGGATGGGTACGGCGGCCGTGCTCATCGTGATTCTGCTGGTAGTCGACTACAAGGCCTACGACGCGCTGGCCTACGTACTCTACGGCGGCATGATAGTGCTGTTGCTTGTGACGCTGGTGGTGGCACGGCCCATTGCGGGCTCGCGCTCGTGGCTGGAGTTTGGGCCGGTGCGCCTGCAGCCGGCCGAGTTTGCCAAGTTTACGACTGCGCTGGCGGCCTCGCGCTTTATGGCCGGTATTAACCTGCGCAACCAGAACTGGCGCGACCAGGCCGTGCTGGCCGGCCTCACGCTGCTACCGGTGGCGCTCATCCTGGCTTCCAACGAAACCGGGCAGTCGCTGGTGTTTGCGGCCCTGCTGCTGGCTTATTTCCGGGAAGGCATGTCGCCGCTTATTCTGCTGCTGCTGGCGGCGGGCGGCATTATACTACTGCTGGCGCTGCTGGTGCCCAAGGTGTGGCTGGTGGGCGGCTTTACCCTGGTGCTGGGTATAGCGTTTTTGCTGAATTCGCGGCTGTGGCGCCACCATCTGCCGCTGAGTCTAGGGGCCTGGGCGCTGGTTATCGGCATGGTATTCGGGGTCGATTTTTTCTTCAACCATGTATTGCAGCCCCACCAGCGCCAGCGCATCGAGATGCTTATTGACCCCGGCAAAGACCCCCTGGGCAAAGGCTGGAACGTGACGCAAAGCAAAATTGCGCTCGGCTCGGGTGGCTGGTTTGGTAAAGGATTCCTGAAAGGCACCCAAACCAAGTTCGATTTCGTGCCCGAGCAAAGCACCGATTTCATTTTCTGCACCGTGGGGGAGGAGTGGGGCTGGACCGGCTGCCTGGTCGTTATTGCCCTCTACCTTACCCTGCTCTGGCGAATCTTGTGGGTGGCCGAGCGCCAGAAGTCGGTGTTTGGGCGCACCTACGGCTACTGCGCGGCCAGCATCCTGTTTGTGCACTTTACCGTGAACCTGGGCATGACAATGGGCCTGATGCCAGTGGTAGGTATTCCGCTGCCGTTTTTCAGCTACGGGGGCTCGTCGCTGTGGTCGTTCACCATCCTGCTCTTTGCCCTGCTGGCGCTCGATGCCCACCGCAAGCAGGATTTGGAGCGCTAG
- a CDS encoding penicillin-binding transpeptidase domain-containing protein — protein MQYLEGRRYVVLAIFTLVGLLFVSRLFYLQVLDDSYKTAADRNTLQRQVQVPYRGLIYDRHDSLLVTNTPVYDLMVVPREVKHLDSAKFCQVMQLPLEDLRLGLQAARAYSRVRPSPLIQNLSTPELAAIQDNLIDFPGFRVQARMARAYRTQNLAHALGYVGSITPKLLEMPKYAHYSPGENVGISGLESYYEPILMGRRGVQYRLVNVRGIDKGPFRGGEFDTLSQAGQDLHLSIDAGLQAYGEKLLAGRRGWIVAIDPKTGEILSFVSAPHYEPQMLTGKGMGNRYMDLLRNPDRPLFDRPLMATFPPGSVFKLVNELVALQMGVVTPGTGFPCDQRLVRCTHRHEYPANVNIAIKNSCNPYFYQVMRAAVVRGQSPNKFEDARLGLGQWQKMVKTFGLGEKLGVDMGHEKRGLIPSPDFYDKLRGFHHWNFKTVYSLSIGQGEIGITGLQMANVLATIANRGYYYSPHFVRAVGSSGQPLPEFRQRHYTAVDTTLFKYVIPGMQEVVDGRGGTGSFASLAQYGISVAGKTGTVQNAHGEDHSTFAAFAPANDPKIAIAVFIENAGFGGTFAAPAAGLMMERYLRGKVAPNRKRWEDWVMYGTAPTHRH, from the coding sequence ATGCAATACCTGGAAGGCCGGCGCTACGTGGTGCTGGCAATATTTACCCTGGTGGGTCTGCTGTTCGTGAGCCGGCTGTTTTACCTGCAAGTGCTCGACGACTCCTACAAAACGGCGGCCGACCGCAATACGCTTCAGCGGCAGGTGCAGGTGCCGTACCGGGGCCTCATCTACGACCGGCACGACTCGCTGCTGGTTACCAATACGCCGGTGTACGACCTGATGGTGGTGCCCCGCGAAGTGAAGCACCTCGACTCGGCCAAGTTTTGCCAGGTGATGCAGCTGCCCCTCGAAGACCTGCGCCTGGGCTTGCAGGCGGCCCGCGCCTACTCGCGGGTGCGCCCCTCGCCCCTGATTCAAAACCTGAGCACGCCCGAGCTGGCCGCTATTCAGGATAACCTGATTGACTTTCCCGGCTTTCGGGTGCAGGCCCGCATGGCCCGCGCCTACCGCACCCAAAACCTGGCCCACGCGCTGGGCTACGTGGGCTCCATTACGCCCAAGCTGCTCGAAATGCCCAAGTACGCGCACTATTCGCCGGGCGAAAACGTGGGTATCTCGGGTCTGGAATCGTATTACGAGCCTATTCTGATGGGCCGGCGCGGCGTGCAGTACCGGCTGGTAAACGTGCGCGGCATCGACAAAGGGCCGTTTCGCGGGGGCGAGTTTGACACGCTCTCGCAGGCCGGGCAGGACTTGCACCTGAGCATCGACGCCGGCCTGCAGGCCTACGGCGAAAAGCTGCTGGCCGGCCGGCGCGGCTGGATAGTGGCCATCGACCCCAAAACCGGCGAGATTCTCAGCTTTGTGTCGGCCCCGCACTACGAGCCCCAGATGCTGACCGGCAAGGGGATGGGCAACCGCTACATGGATTTGCTGCGCAACCCCGACCGCCCGCTTTTCGACCGCCCGCTGATGGCTACCTTCCCGCCCGGCTCGGTATTTAAGCTGGTAAACGAGTTGGTGGCCCTGCAAATGGGGGTCGTTACGCCCGGCACCGGCTTTCCCTGCGACCAGCGCCTGGTGCGCTGCACCCACCGCCACGAGTACCCGGCCAACGTCAACATTGCCATTAAAAACAGCTGCAACCCGTATTTCTACCAGGTGATGCGGGCAGCCGTGGTGCGTGGGCAATCGCCCAACAAGTTTGAGGATGCCCGCCTGGGCCTGGGCCAGTGGCAGAAAATGGTCAAAACCTTCGGCCTGGGCGAAAAGCTGGGCGTGGATATGGGCCACGAGAAGCGCGGCCTCATCCCGTCGCCCGATTTTTACGACAAGCTGCGCGGCTTTCACCACTGGAATTTCAAAACGGTGTACTCGCTCAGCATCGGGCAGGGCGAAATAGGTATTACGGGCCTGCAAATGGCCAATGTGCTGGCCACCATTGCCAATCGGGGCTACTACTACTCCCCGCATTTTGTGCGGGCCGTGGGCAGCAGCGGCCAGCCGCTGCCCGAGTTTCGGCAGCGCCACTACACGGCCGTCGATACCACGCTTTTCAAATACGTTATTCCGGGGATGCAGGAAGTAGTAGACGGGCGCGGCGGCACCGGCTCATTTGCCAGCCTGGCGCAGTACGGCATTTCGGTGGCTGGCAAAACCGGCACCGTGCAGAACGCGCACGGCGAGGACCACTCGACGTTTGCCGCCTTCGCTCCCGCCAACGACCCCAAAATCGCCATTGCCGTTTTCATCGAGAACGCGGGTTTTGGCGGCACCTTCGCCGCGCCCGCCGCCGGCCTGATGATGGAGCGCTACCTGCGCGGCAAAGTAGCTCCCAACCGCAAGCGCTGGGAAGACTGGGTGATGTACGGCACAGCGCCCACTCACCGGCATTAG
- a CDS encoding glycosyltransferase family 2 protein — protein MWFSPLLMPPLATPTANTAFTGFISVVAPLYNEADTVAQLVSRVGAVMQQHGYDYELILVNDGSTDRSWAVMQELAAYDRHLVAIDLAGNYGQTLSLRAGFAQARGEVIIAMDGDLQHDPAYIPQFISLINEGYDMVGGAKAKRPEGPIATALATTAHGIIRRLSGVQLRYFGATYKAYRSYLVKNVEMLGDAHRFLGALVARKNLRYCEFPIEIHERQFGQSNYKISKLFYVILDLFILRFFIVHSRKPFRLFGLAGLLSLFTGGILAGQFLIRSIFFKLNIEATYPLEFIFSLFLIMAGIFLLCFGVLAEIGMYNYYSRRTRTPYVVRQLVGNK, from the coding sequence TTGTGGTTTAGCCCCCTGCTCATGCCGCCGCTCGCTACTCCTACTGCCAACACCGCCTTTACGGGTTTCATATCGGTCGTCGCGCCGCTCTACAACGAAGCCGACACGGTGGCCCAGCTCGTGAGCCGCGTGGGCGCCGTGATGCAGCAGCATGGCTACGACTACGAGCTGATACTGGTGAACGACGGCAGCACCGACCGCAGCTGGGCCGTGATGCAGGAGCTGGCCGCCTACGACCGCCACCTGGTGGCCATTGACCTAGCCGGCAACTACGGCCAGACGCTGAGCCTGCGCGCCGGCTTTGCCCAGGCGCGGGGCGAGGTTATTATTGCCATGGACGGCGACCTGCAGCACGACCCGGCCTACATTCCGCAGTTTATCAGCCTCATCAACGAGGGCTACGACATGGTGGGCGGCGCCAAGGCCAAGCGGCCCGAGGGGCCGATTGCCACGGCGCTGGCCACCACGGCGCACGGCATTATCCGGCGCTTGTCGGGGGTGCAGCTGCGCTATTTCGGGGCTACCTATAAGGCGTATCGCAGCTACCTGGTAAAGAACGTGGAGATGCTCGGCGATGCGCACCGCTTTCTGGGCGCGCTGGTGGCGCGCAAAAACCTACGCTACTGCGAGTTTCCGATTGAGATTCACGAGCGGCAGTTCGGGCAGAGCAACTACAAGATTAGCAAGCTCTTCTACGTTATTCTCGACCTGTTTATCCTGCGCTTTTTTATTGTGCACTCGCGCAAGCCGTTCCGCCTGTTTGGGCTGGCCGGGCTGCTGAGCTTGTTTACCGGCGGCATACTGGCGGGTCAATTTCTCATCCGCTCAATATTCTTTAAACTGAATATTGAGGCTACTTACCCGCTTGAGTTCATTTTCAGCCTCTTCCTGATAATGGCCGGTATTTTCCTGCTTTGTTTCGGCGTGCTGGCCGAGATTGGGATGTACAATTACTACTCGCGCCGCACGCGCACGCCTTATGTGGTGCGACAACTTGTGGGTAATAAGTAA
- a CDS encoding four helix bundle protein encodes MINEAKAASLTWNEAFRQRTQAAALRVIKLYQQLPRWGEAETLGKQLLRAATSVAANYRASCRARSSCEYYAKRCICVEEADETQFWLELLGQAGIFPKVRLSDLEQEYAAITAILTTARKLAKQL; translated from the coding sequence ATGATAAACGAAGCAAAGGCAGCTTCATTGACTTGGAACGAGGCGTTTCGGCAGCGCACCCAGGCGGCCGCATTGCGAGTTATTAAGCTCTATCAGCAGTTGCCGCGATGGGGCGAAGCCGAAACGCTAGGCAAGCAGCTGTTGCGGGCTGCTACGTCGGTAGCGGCCAATTATCGGGCTTCCTGCCGCGCCCGCTCGTCCTGCGAGTACTACGCCAAGCGCTGCATCTGCGTAGAGGAAGCCGATGAAACCCAGTTCTGGCTGGAGTTGCTGGGGCAAGCCGGCATTTTTCCGAAAGTACGGCTAAGTGATTTGGAGCAGGAATACGCCGCCATTACGGCCATCCTCACCACCGCCCGCAAACTCGCAAAGCAGTTATGA
- a CDS encoding carbohydrate deacetylase, with amino-acid sequence MSTISDEPRPIDSVVHPTRTALPITHYPLPIKKKLIINCDDYGWDAPATQAILELGTAGQVSSTTVMANFATDAELRALQKLVSPSFSVGLHLTLNAGHPLSAASKVSSLTDIDGQFYSSSQLWLRFLRGQVRPQELKTEVAAQLRRLAAAGLAPTHADSHQHLHQYPLLGPALLAILRELGVRRVRRLTAAGRFDARGLVLQAFALSSRPALRGFATPGALVSTFSTEPASADGFRRGVAAAFRHADVVEFMSHPGLSERPGSPLMRVPEYEFWRGGQLRELLRELGGELVSYAAV; translated from the coding sequence ATGAGCACAATTAGTGATGAGCCGCGGCCAATAGATAGTGTTGTTCACCCAACCAGAACAGCATTACCCATTACCCATTACCCACTGCCCATTAAAAAAAAGCTTATCATCAACTGCGATGACTATGGCTGGGACGCGCCAGCTACCCAGGCCATTCTGGAGTTGGGCACCGCCGGGCAGGTAAGCAGCACCACGGTGATGGCCAACTTTGCCACCGACGCCGAGCTACGGGCGCTGCAAAAGCTGGTTTCTCCTTCTTTTTCGGTAGGCCTGCACCTTACCCTGAATGCCGGCCACCCGCTAAGCGCTGCCTCGAAAGTATCGTCTTTAACAGATATTGACGGGCAGTTTTATTCGTCCAGCCAGCTGTGGCTGCGTTTTTTGCGCGGTCAGGTGCGGCCTCAGGAGCTTAAAACCGAAGTAGCTGCCCAGCTCCGCCGGCTGGCGGCCGCCGGGCTGGCACCCACCCACGCCGATAGCCACCAGCACCTGCACCAATATCCATTGCTGGGGCCGGCGCTGCTCGCTATTCTGCGCGAGCTGGGCGTGCGCCGGGTGCGCCGGCTCACGGCGGCGGGCCGCTTCGATGCGCGCGGACTGGTACTGCAAGCCTTTGCGCTCAGCAGCCGGCCTGCCCTGCGGGGCTTTGCCACGCCGGGCGCATTGGTGAGTACGTTTTCAACCGAGCCGGCCAGTGCCGACGGCTTTCGGCGAGGCGTGGCGGCGGCTTTCCGGCACGCCGACGTAGTGGAGTTTATGAGCCATCCCGGCCTGAGCGAGCGGCCCGGCTCGCCGCTGATGCGAGTGCCGGAATATGAGTTCTGGCGCGGGGGCCAGCTGCGCGAACTACTGCGCGAGCTGGGCGGTGAGCTGGTGAGCTACGCGGCAGTGTAA
- a CDS encoding lysylphosphatidylglycerol synthase transmembrane domain-containing protein, protein MRATDETPNAPIPAWRRYVLLVVKLAFMAGALWLVARHLDLPALGRTLRYARPGWLGLATGLFTLSKLISSVRLNTFFRAVGIQLTERYNLRLYWLGMFYNLFLPGGIGGDGYKVYLLGKEFPGRRALIFRALLLDRLSGMVALLVLLLGLFAATDYPGWWRAGALALVPLGLGVSYGLGRWGFGEFRSAFGRTSWQALGVQGAQVLCAWALLAALGAAGGPVLPYLLVFLASSIAAVLPLTVGGLGARELTFLYGAKLFALSVPVAVSVSVLFYVITAVVSLVGALVRVERRVA, encoded by the coding sequence ATGAGGGCTACCGACGAAACCCCGAACGCGCCCATACCGGCCTGGCGCCGCTACGTGCTGCTGGTCGTGAAGCTGGCCTTCATGGCCGGGGCGCTCTGGCTGGTGGCCCGTCACCTCGACCTGCCCGCGCTGGGCCGCACCCTGCGCTACGCCCGGCCGGGCTGGCTGGGGCTGGCCACGGGGCTGTTCACGCTCTCAAAGCTGATTTCCTCGGTGCGGCTCAATACCTTTTTCCGGGCCGTTGGTATTCAGCTTACCGAGCGCTACAACCTGCGCCTCTATTGGCTGGGTATGTTTTACAACCTGTTTCTGCCCGGCGGTATTGGCGGCGATGGCTACAAGGTGTACCTGCTGGGCAAGGAGTTTCCGGGCCGACGGGCCCTCATCTTCCGGGCCCTGCTGCTCGACCGGCTAAGCGGCATGGTGGCGCTGCTGGTGCTGCTGTTGGGGCTGTTTGCGGCCACCGACTACCCCGGCTGGTGGCGGGCCGGCGCCCTGGCGCTGGTGCCGCTGGGCCTGGGCGTCAGCTACGGCCTGGGCCGCTGGGGATTTGGCGAGTTTCGCTCGGCTTTTGGGCGCACCTCGTGGCAGGCGCTGGGCGTGCAGGGAGCACAGGTGCTTTGCGCCTGGGCCCTGCTGGCGGCGCTGGGCGCCGCCGGCGGGCCGGTATTGCCGTATCTGCTGGTATTTCTGGCGTCGAGTATCGCGGCGGTGCTGCCGCTCACAGTTGGTGGGCTAGGAGCTAGGGAGTTGACATTTCTATACGGCGCCAAGCTGTTTGCCCTGAGCGTGCCGGTGGCCGTAAGCGTAAGTGTGCTGTTCTACGTAATTACGGCGGTAGTATCGCTGGTGGGAGCGCTGGTGCGGGTCGAGCGCCGGGTAGCGTAG
- a CDS encoding ArnT family glycosyltransferase has product MVESLARRLITFLSQHPGWVVVFTLLLALPALLVHLGWQPLLVDEPIRALVALEMHYSGKFFAPTLQGLPYYNKPPLFNWLLVALFRLTGRQDEWILRLPTIAALLLYTTALWRVLRPQLGSRLAFTVALAFATTGRVLFYDSFLGLIDLWHACLTWLGFMAVWYLGQRKQWVRLFVLTYALTAVGFLLKGLPSVVFQGLALLVYFLDTRQWRRLFGWQHVLGVLVMLLILGSYFFIYSKHNSLEVALATLWSQSSQRTVAAQPLAESVQYVLLFPFDFIKHFLPWSLLVGCLLVPGARRLVMAQPFLRYNALLFLAILPVYWLSPATIPRYLFMLVPLGLTVVIALYAQYQPVGTLPTRWLDGLLLGLLTVSALAPLVTPFVSLTRVVPGVWAWAVAMCAALGAGAYLFWRLADYRLLVLAYYLLILRLAFDIFIFPARMQTSSEVPYRTAAIRVGRETKGRPLVLYPSGWPLDNVEAFYIARERGETLTIAPLPLRPHTLYLADERQLRGMHYRTLDRFRIDDGILFVLVEFQQP; this is encoded by the coding sequence GTGGTAGAATCGTTAGCTCGCCGTCTAATTACCTTCCTCAGCCAGCATCCGGGGTGGGTGGTAGTCTTTACGTTGCTACTGGCTTTGCCGGCGCTGCTGGTGCACCTGGGTTGGCAGCCGCTGCTCGTCGATGAGCCCATCCGGGCACTGGTGGCGCTCGAAATGCATTACTCGGGCAAGTTTTTTGCGCCCACGCTGCAAGGCCTGCCTTATTATAACAAGCCGCCGCTGTTCAACTGGCTGCTGGTGGCCCTGTTTCGCCTCACGGGCCGGCAGGATGAGTGGATACTGCGCCTGCCTACCATTGCGGCGCTGCTGCTGTATACTACCGCCCTGTGGCGGGTATTGCGCCCGCAGCTGGGCAGCCGGCTGGCCTTTACGGTAGCGCTGGCTTTTGCTACTACGGGCCGGGTCCTCTTCTACGATTCGTTTCTGGGGCTTATCGACCTCTGGCACGCCTGCCTGACGTGGCTGGGCTTCATGGCCGTGTGGTACCTGGGGCAACGCAAGCAGTGGGTGCGGCTCTTTGTGCTTACTTACGCGCTTACCGCAGTCGGCTTTCTGCTGAAAGGGCTGCCTTCGGTTGTGTTCCAGGGCCTGGCCCTGCTGGTTTATTTTCTGGATACCCGCCAGTGGCGGCGCTTGTTTGGCTGGCAGCACGTGCTGGGCGTGCTGGTGATGCTACTTATTCTGGGCTCGTATTTTTTTATATATAGTAAACACAATTCGCTCGAAGTGGCCCTGGCTACGCTCTGGTCGCAGTCGAGCCAGCGCACGGTAGCGGCCCAGCCGCTGGCCGAGTCTGTTCAGTACGTGCTGCTGTTTCCGTTCGACTTCATCAAGCACTTTCTGCCCTGGTCGCTACTGGTGGGGTGCCTGCTGGTGCCGGGAGCGCGCCGGCTGGTAATGGCCCAGCCATTTTTGCGCTACAACGCGCTGCTGTTTCTGGCCATCTTACCGGTGTACTGGCTGTCGCCGGCTACCATTCCGCGCTACCTGTTTATGCTGGTGCCGCTGGGCCTCACCGTAGTAATTGCGTTGTATGCGCAGTATCAGCCGGTGGGTACGCTCCCCACGCGCTGGCTCGATGGGCTATTGCTGGGATTGCTCACTGTGAGCGCCCTGGCTCCGTTGGTGACGCCTTTCGTGTCGCTTACGCGGGTAGTGCCGGGCGTATGGGCCTGGGCGGTAGCAATGTGCGCGGCGCTGGGGGCCGGCGCTTACCTGTTCTGGCGCCTGGCCGACTACCGCCTGCTCGTACTGGCGTATTACCTGCTGATACTACGCCTGGCCTTCGATATTTTTATTTTTCCGGCCCGTATGCAGACTTCCTCCGAGGTACCGTACCGCACGGCCGCCATTCGGGTTGGGCGTGAAACCAAAGGCCGGCCCCTGGTGCTGTACCCCAGCGGCTGGCCGCTCGACAATGTGGAGGCCTTTTACATAGCGCGGGAGCGGGGCGAAACCCTGACGATTGCCCCGCTGCCGCTGCGCCCGCATACCCTGTACCTGGCCGACGAGCGCCAGCTGCGCGGAATGCATTATCGCACGCTTGACCGGTTCCGGATTGACGACGGCATCCTGTTCGTGCTGGTGGAGTTTCAGCAGCCATGA
- a CDS encoding Fur family transcriptional regulator — MSSPTPATFPDRLTQTLLRHGLRQTPVRRAVLAALTGKGYALTGAEIEQEIGADTDRITLYRTLKSFEQQGLIHRVIDDTDVLRYAACSIECSADAHFDNHVHFKCGVCSHTYCLSQVAIPAVQLPGGFQAQRRDFLLSGTCQFCQS, encoded by the coding sequence ATGTCGTCTCCCACCCCTGCTACCTTCCCCGACCGCCTCACCCAGACGCTGCTACGCCACGGCCTGCGTCAGACGCCCGTGCGCCGCGCCGTGCTGGCCGCCCTCACCGGTAAAGGCTATGCCCTTACCGGTGCCGAGATTGAGCAGGAAATAGGGGCTGATACCGACCGCATTACGCTCTACCGCACCCTCAAGAGCTTCGAGCAGCAGGGGCTCATTCACCGCGTTATCGACGATACCGACGTGCTGCGCTACGCCGCCTGCTCCATCGAGTGCTCAGCCGACGCGCACTTCGACAACCACGTGCATTTTAAGTGCGGAGTGTGCAGCCACACGTATTGCCTGAGCCAGGTCGCCATTCCGGCCGTGCAGCTGCCCGGTGGGTTTCAGGCGCAGCGGCGCGACTTTCTGCTTTCCGGCACCTGCCAGTTTTGCCAGAGCTGA
- a CDS encoding EamA family transporter — translation MWWTYALLSAVFAALTAVLAKVGIKGVSSDLATAIRTVVILIVAWGIVFFKDNPADIFTLQPRTWLFLVLSGIATGLSWLCYFRALQLGKVSQVTPVDKLSVALAIALSVVFLGETLTLKAALGAGLIIGGTLVLIL, via the coding sequence ATGTGGTGGACCTACGCCCTGCTATCCGCCGTATTTGCGGCCCTCACTGCTGTACTGGCCAAGGTTGGTATTAAAGGGGTCAGCTCCGATTTAGCCACCGCTATCCGCACGGTGGTTATCCTGATAGTGGCCTGGGGCATCGTATTTTTCAAAGATAATCCTGCCGATATATTCACGCTTCAGCCCCGCACCTGGCTGTTTCTGGTGCTCTCGGGTATTGCCACGGGGCTGTCGTGGCTGTGCTACTTCCGGGCCTTGCAGCTAGGCAAAGTATCGCAGGTAACCCCGGTCGATAAGCTAAGCGTGGCGCTGGCTATTGCGCTTTCCGTGGTCTTTTTGGGCGAAACCCTGACGCTGAAAGCCGCGCTGGGCGCGGGCCTCATCATTGGGGGCACTTTGGTGCTCATCCTCTGA
- a CDS encoding DUF4890 domain-containing protein yields MTTSFRIGAFSLLLAGLTLSTGAQAQQAPAAPASAPATASRSTAYHAAAPEQRADKMSQELARQLNLDAATTAKVRAAALTRDQKIDAIQNGTTSNKEKNTALQANAQEFKAALQGILTPAQFAQYASQGGKHRAAKSSPAAPATNQ; encoded by the coding sequence ATGACTACTTCCTTTCGTATCGGCGCTTTTTCGCTGTTGCTAGCTGGGTTGACTCTCTCTACTGGTGCACAGGCACAGCAGGCACCAGCGGCTCCAGCCTCGGCCCCTGCCACCGCCAGCCGCTCCACCGCTTACCACGCCGCGGCACCCGAGCAGCGCGCCGATAAAATGAGCCAGGAGCTGGCCCGGCAGCTGAACCTTGATGCCGCAACCACGGCCAAAGTTCGGGCCGCCGCTCTGACGCGCGACCAGAAAATAGATGCCATTCAGAATGGCACCACCAGCAATAAGGAAAAGAATACGGCCCTGCAAGCCAATGCGCAGGAGTTTAAGGCCGCGTTGCAGGGCATTCTGACCCCGGCGCAGTTTGCGCAATACGCATCGCAGGGTGGTAAGCACCGGGCTGCTAAATCATCTCCAGCCGCTCCGGCTACAAATCAGTAG